From the Paludibacterium paludis genome, one window contains:
- the argF gene encoding ornithine carbamoyltransferase, which yields MKDVKHYLQFSDLSREEYQYIFERAQILKRRHVSGEIYRPLPGKVMAMIFEKHSTRTRVSFEALMTHLGGHAMFLDGKSSQLGRGEPVEDSSRVISRMSDIIMIRSYEQSRVETFAACSRVPVINGLTNEYHPCQILADILTFIEHRGSIEGKTVAWIGDGNNMSRTWLQAARILGFKLKIATPPGYELTILDGCQYGSDCFEVSHNPAEAVKGADLVTTDVFTSMGYEDETQVRLAAFAGFEVDEALMAQARPDALFMHCLPAHRGEEVSAGVIDGPQSVVWDEAENRLHAQKALVEYLLLGRVAH from the coding sequence ATGAAGGACGTGAAACATTACTTGCAATTCAGCGACCTCTCCCGCGAGGAGTACCAGTACATCTTCGAGCGTGCCCAGATCCTGAAGCGACGACATGTTTCCGGCGAAATCTACCGGCCTCTGCCGGGCAAGGTCATGGCCATGATTTTCGAGAAGCACTCGACCCGAACCCGCGTGTCGTTCGAGGCGCTGATGACCCACCTGGGCGGTCATGCCATGTTTCTGGACGGTAAATCGTCCCAGTTGGGGCGCGGAGAACCCGTGGAGGACAGTTCGCGCGTCATCTCGCGCATGAGCGATATCATCATGATCCGCAGCTATGAGCAGTCGCGGGTCGAGACGTTCGCCGCCTGCTCGCGGGTGCCTGTGATCAATGGGCTGACCAACGAATACCATCCGTGCCAGATCCTGGCCGATATCCTGACGTTCATCGAACACCGCGGTTCGATCGAAGGCAAGACCGTAGCGTGGATCGGGGACGGCAACAACATGAGCCGCACCTGGCTGCAGGCGGCCCGCATCCTTGGCTTCAAGCTGAAAATCGCCACGCCGCCGGGCTATGAATTGACCATACTCGACGGCTGCCAGTATGGTAGCGATTGCTTCGAAGTGAGCCACAACCCGGCCGAGGCGGTGAAAGGCGCGGACCTGGTGACGACCGACGTGTTCACGAGCATGGGTTACGAAGACGAAACCCAGGTGCGCCTTGCCGCGTTTGCCGGATTCGAGGTCGACGAAGCGCTGATGGCGCAAGCGAGGCCCGATGCCCTGTTCATGCACTGTCTGCCGGCTCACCGGGGAGAAGAGGTGTCCGCGGGCGTGATCGACGGTCCCCAGAGCGTGGTCTGGGACGAGGCGGAAAACCGGCTGCATGCCCAAAAGGCGCTGGTCGAGTATCTGCTCTTGGGGCGCGTCGCTCACTGA
- the dinG gene encoding ATP-dependent DNA helicase DinG, producing the protein MLTEAEKDAIRDHYRSIADNLPGFRPRNPQRRMLAEVANAFSRSQEATEGEIPERNGESIVVIEGPTGVGKSLAYLLAGGVMARSRERKLVVTSATVALQEQLVNRDLPFVVEKSGLPLTFALAKGRGRYLCPYRLYQLTADSAQGELIAMDPALAAWDRKPEAAELEALRKMADAFHYRSWNGDRDAWEETIEDGLWQRVTNDRHGCLKAGCPNRPECPFFLARETLETVDVVVANHDLLLADVAMGGGVILPDPAKSFYCIDEAHHLAKKAVNQFSAEHSASQAMFWLDKVAGTATRAEALHGKTQLTTDAIDAAGAAMETLSEWLWLLEGEEALAASSDNLEPVWLIEDGVLPERLAAPAANMAIAARMLFKHLSSVGDALMEIRKDKGGEALMIDKLATDVGFLAGRAEQMMAVWDLFEKNVEENAPPIAKWIARRSEGKGDYQFCASPVSAAASLAATLWRRVSGALLTSATLRSLGTFDLLLGQTGLKWLPDTTCLALDSPFNFSEQGELYLPPLLASPKDPPSHTREIAEWLPRLIHENEAVGTLVLFSSRKQMQDVAALLPESLRGKLLIQGDIPKSLLLERHHAQLAGGAASVIFGLDSFAEGMDLPGESCVHVIIAKLPFAMPDDPVDKTLSRWIEKRGGNPFVELTVPEASIKLIQAVGRLIRTETDYGRVTILDNRISKQSYGKKLLAALPPFKRL; encoded by the coding sequence ATGTTGACCGAAGCTGAAAAAGACGCGATCCGCGATCACTACCGGAGCATTGCCGACAACCTCCCCGGATTCCGCCCCCGCAACCCTCAGCGCCGCATGCTGGCGGAAGTGGCCAATGCCTTCTCCCGCAGCCAGGAGGCCACGGAAGGCGAAATCCCGGAACGCAATGGCGAGAGCATTGTCGTGATCGAAGGCCCGACCGGCGTTGGCAAGAGCCTTGCCTACCTGCTCGCCGGCGGCGTCATGGCCCGCTCGCGCGAGCGCAAGCTGGTGGTGACCAGCGCCACCGTCGCGCTGCAGGAGCAGCTGGTGAACCGCGACCTGCCGTTTGTCGTGGAGAAAAGCGGCTTGCCGCTGACGTTCGCGCTGGCCAAGGGCCGCGGCCGCTACCTGTGCCCCTACCGGCTGTACCAGCTGACGGCGGACAGCGCGCAGGGCGAGCTGATCGCCATGGATCCGGCGCTCGCCGCCTGGGACAGGAAACCCGAAGCGGCAGAACTGGAGGCGTTGCGCAAAATGGCCGACGCGTTCCATTACCGCTCCTGGAACGGCGACCGCGACGCCTGGGAAGAGACGATCGAGGACGGTCTGTGGCAACGGGTGACCAACGATCGCCACGGCTGCCTGAAAGCCGGCTGCCCGAACCGTCCGGAGTGCCCGTTCTTCCTGGCGAGGGAAACCCTGGAAACCGTGGACGTGGTCGTCGCCAACCACGACCTGCTGCTCGCCGACGTGGCGATGGGCGGCGGCGTGATCCTGCCGGATCCCGCCAAGAGCTTTTACTGCATCGACGAGGCGCACCATCTGGCCAAGAAAGCCGTCAACCAGTTTTCCGCCGAACACTCGGCGAGCCAGGCGATGTTCTGGCTCGACAAGGTGGCCGGCACGGCAACGCGCGCCGAAGCGCTGCACGGCAAGACCCAGCTGACCACGGACGCGATCGACGCCGCGGGCGCGGCGATGGAGACCCTGTCCGAGTGGCTATGGCTTCTGGAAGGCGAAGAAGCGCTCGCCGCCTCCAGCGACAACCTGGAACCGGTCTGGCTGATCGAGGACGGCGTACTGCCGGAGCGTCTCGCCGCGCCGGCGGCCAACATGGCCATCGCGGCGCGCATGCTGTTCAAGCATCTCTCGTCGGTCGGCGATGCCCTGATGGAAATCCGCAAGGACAAGGGCGGCGAAGCGCTGATGATCGACAAGCTCGCGACGGATGTGGGGTTTCTCGCGGGACGGGCCGAGCAGATGATGGCCGTGTGGGACCTGTTCGAGAAAAACGTCGAAGAGAATGCGCCGCCGATCGCCAAATGGATCGCCCGGCGCAGCGAGGGCAAGGGCGACTACCAGTTCTGCGCCTCGCCGGTCAGCGCGGCGGCGAGCCTTGCCGCCACACTCTGGCGCAGGGTATCCGGCGCCCTGCTCACCTCGGCGACCTTGCGTTCGCTCGGCACCTTCGACCTGCTGCTCGGTCAGACCGGACTCAAATGGCTGCCGGACACCACCTGTCTTGCGCTGGATTCGCCATTCAATTTCTCCGAGCAGGGCGAACTTTATCTGCCTCCCCTGTTGGCGAGCCCCAAGGATCCGCCGTCCCATACACGCGAAATCGCCGAATGGCTGCCCCGTCTGATTCATGAGAACGAGGCGGTCGGCACCCTCGTTCTGTTCTCGTCGCGCAAACAGATGCAGGACGTCGCTGCCCTGTTGCCCGAGAGCCTGCGCGGAAAGCTGCTCATCCAGGGAGACATCCCCAAAAGCCTGCTGCTGGAGCGTCACCACGCGCAACTGGCCGGCGGCGCGGCAAGCGTCATTTTCGGGCTGGACTCGTTCGCCGAAGGGATGGACCTGCCCGGCGAGAGCTGTGTTCACGTGATCATCGCCAAACTGCCGTTCGCCATGCCGGACGACCCGGTGGACAAGACGCTGTCGCGCTGGATAGAGAAGCGCGGCGGCAATCCGTTCGTCGAGTTGACCGTGCCGGAAGCCTCGATCAAGCTGATCCAGGCCGTCGGCCGCCTGATCCGGACGGAAACCGATTACGGCCGTGTCACCATTCTCGACAACCGCATTTCAAAGCAAAGTTACGGTAAAAAACTGCTCGCGGCGCTGCCTCCGTTCAAGCGGCTGTGA
- a CDS encoding DUF3579 domain-containing protein, whose protein sequence is MICNPYEIVIQGLTSEGRTFRPSDWAERLSGILSSFGCDQKLAYHEFVRPMLLDGVRCVAVDKKLEKINPAVYQFLLDFAHDNDLRVVDCRTLLDEVYPNKFLA, encoded by the coding sequence ATGATCTGCAATCCCTATGAAATCGTAATCCAGGGTCTGACCAGCGAGGGCCGCACATTCCGGCCAAGCGACTGGGCGGAACGCCTGTCCGGCATCCTCTCATCGTTCGGCTGCGACCAGAAACTCGCCTACCATGAGTTCGTGCGCCCCATGCTGCTCGACGGCGTGCGCTGTGTCGCCGTCGACAAGAAGCTCGAGAAGATCAACCCCGCCGTATATCAGTTCCTGCTCGACTTCGCCCATGACAACGATCTTCGCGTCGTCGACTGCCGCACCCTGCTTGACGAAGTGTATCCCAACAAATTCCTCGCCTGA
- a CDS encoding porin produces the protein MMKKKLIAVALTAGFTAPAAMADVTLYGFLQGGVESVKATGAAANGGNEYASRTRVSDQNSRLGFKGTEDLGNGTKAIWQIESSLRNFEQGGVNDVNQSATFGTRNTFVGLDNAELGTLRLGQYDSAYKVFTSKAADNLMGDTTADTHGSSSIAGRGEARLKNSVHYTTPNWNGFQAGVSYGVDEDRAADANDASRKTKRDRWSLGAAYTLGTLVIAAGYDRQADSAGYGGSTKTNGKKTAYWQLASSYKFDFGTTIAASYEKGSYGNTAGSDLKQSGYTVAVSQDIGAAVVGLSYNKLGNLSNAANPNDYAAKQWVLGARYNLSKSTSLYGYYTQIKNNAAAKVNFANNPLVVKAAAPNSDGSFNNNLSAGNKLTAIGAGLKIAF, from the coding sequence ATGATGAAGAAAAAACTGATCGCCGTTGCCCTAACCGCCGGTTTCACCGCCCCCGCCGCCATGGCTGACGTTACCCTGTACGGTTTCCTGCAAGGTGGTGTCGAATCCGTGAAGGCGACGGGCGCCGCCGCCAACGGCGGTAACGAATACGCCTCCCGCACCCGCGTATCCGACCAGAACTCCCGCCTGGGCTTCAAGGGCACCGAAGACCTGGGCAATGGCACCAAGGCCATCTGGCAGATCGAATCCAGCCTGCGCAACTTCGAGCAGGGCGGCGTCAACGATGTCAACCAATCCGCCACGTTCGGCACCCGCAACACCTTCGTGGGCCTGGACAACGCCGAGCTTGGCACCCTGCGCCTCGGCCAGTACGACTCCGCCTACAAGGTCTTCACCAGCAAGGCCGCCGACAACCTGATGGGCGACACCACCGCCGATACCCACGGTTCGAGCTCCATCGCCGGCCGCGGCGAAGCACGCCTGAAGAACAGCGTGCACTACACCACCCCGAACTGGAACGGCTTCCAAGCCGGCGTCTCCTACGGTGTCGATGAAGACCGCGCCGCCGACGCCAACGACGCTAGCCGCAAGACCAAGCGCGACCGCTGGTCCCTGGGCGCGGCCTACACTCTGGGCACCCTGGTGATCGCCGCCGGCTATGACCGCCAGGCCGACTCGGCCGGGTATGGCGGCTCGACCAAAACCAACGGCAAGAAAACCGCCTACTGGCAACTCGCCTCCTCCTACAAGTTCGATTTCGGCACCACCATCGCCGCGTCTTACGAAAAAGGCTCCTACGGCAACACGGCCGGCTCCGACCTCAAGCAATCCGGCTACACCGTCGCTGTCAGCCAGGATATCGGCGCGGCTGTCGTCGGCCTGTCCTACAACAAGCTGGGTAATCTGAGCAACGCCGCCAACCCGAACGACTACGCGGCGAAACAGTGGGTACTGGGCGCGCGCTACAACCTGTCCAAGTCGACCTCGCTGTACGGCTACTACACCCAGATCAAGAACAACGCGGCCGCCAAGGTCAACTTCGCCAACAACCCGTTGGTCGTAAAGGCCGCCGCACCGAACTCGGATGGCTCCTTCAACAACAACCTGAGCGCCGGCAACAAGCTGACCGCCATCGGCGCCGGCCTGAAGATCGCGTTCTGA
- the map gene encoding type I methionyl aminopeptidase has translation MAIHIKTPEDIEKMRIAGRLASEVLDYITPFIKPGVTTEELDRLCHDYMVNVQGTIPAPLNYAPDGHNPYPKSVCTSINNVICHGIPNEKPLKNGDMLNIDVTVIKDGYHGDTSRMFFSGDVSPHARRLAKITYECMWLGIEKVKPGACLGDIGYVIQQHAENSGYSVVQEFCGHGIGKKFHEEPQVLHYGRPGTGPKLEPGMIFTIEPMINQGKRHLKIMSDGWTVVTKDRSLSAQWEHTVLVTETGYEILTQSAGTPAKPQIR, from the coding sequence ATGGCCATCCACATCAAAACACCGGAAGACATCGAAAAGATGCGCATCGCCGGGCGCCTCGCCTCCGAGGTGCTCGATTACATCACGCCGTTCATCAAACCCGGCGTCACCACCGAAGAGCTCGACAGGCTGTGCCACGACTACATGGTCAACGTGCAGGGCACCATCCCCGCGCCGCTGAACTATGCGCCGGATGGCCACAACCCGTACCCGAAATCGGTTTGCACCTCGATCAACAACGTGATCTGCCACGGCATTCCCAACGAGAAACCGCTCAAGAACGGCGACATGCTCAATATCGATGTGACGGTCATCAAGGATGGCTATCACGGCGACACGAGCCGCATGTTCTTTTCCGGGGATGTCAGCCCGCACGCCCGGCGCCTCGCCAAGATCACCTACGAATGCATGTGGCTCGGCATCGAGAAGGTCAAGCCCGGCGCCTGCCTCGGTGACATCGGCTACGTGATCCAGCAGCATGCGGAAAACTCGGGGTACAGCGTCGTTCAGGAATTCTGCGGCCACGGCATCGGCAAGAAGTTTCATGAAGAGCCTCAAGTGCTGCACTACGGCCGCCCCGGCACCGGCCCCAAACTGGAGCCCGGCATGATTTTCACGATCGAGCCGATGATCAACCAGGGCAAGCGCCACCTGAAAATCATGAGCGATGGCTGGACCGTCGTGACCAAGGACCGCAGCCTGTCCGCCCAGTGGGAGCACACCGTGCTCGTCACGGAAACCGGCTACGAAATCCTCACGCAGTCGGCCGGCACCCCGGCCAAGCCGCAAATCAGGTAA
- a CDS encoding protein kinase domain-containing protein — translation MNEIGRTCGAAQRPAPINEAQSGPTNFTTEVDGARNCEVAIGQGSFGRVTARYHLSPFLTSVRPEAFFDRSNPSVSLIGAGPMIVVKRLLDDGTLDGERSILSGLDNAHVNRLFPLPVSDDATSLPLQYSGIPYYTFTLRRPYELLIRGLTERNLDLNRFMLDWEDERVLDEWRELKDAGMALPDVGDPVGLRDFLDFLMQKGCNFDEVPRLLPLFKCEGRSLAESLPGAGESQSGISGESCGGEALAEFVRTLMENETRRSGFSLWEDLAILWQVAKGLQYLSAKNIAHNDLHDANILIGPSGKVTIIDFGLAHAECETADQDNASQMKQLMRRIVSLHYRSNQNLILENLISMINNHEPEYLIILELQRMFNEARPSAKFIGDVEHIMRNPKDPDRVSRLAKLLYGGADAEVIRDVLRLAGGKAGCDEIVSELGKYRARFPAWEGLDA, via the coding sequence ATGAATGAAATTGGCAGAACATGCGGCGCGGCGCAACGCCCGGCGCCGATAAATGAAGCGCAGTCCGGGCCGACTAATTTTACAACGGAAGTCGATGGCGCGCGCAATTGCGAGGTGGCGATCGGACAGGGGTCGTTCGGGCGGGTGACGGCCCGTTACCATTTGTCTCCGTTTCTGACTTCGGTACGGCCGGAAGCGTTTTTTGATCGGAGCAATCCTTCCGTATCCCTGATCGGCGCAGGGCCCATGATCGTGGTGAAACGGTTGCTCGACGATGGAACTCTTGATGGCGAGCGCTCGATTCTTTCGGGGCTGGATAATGCTCATGTCAACCGCCTGTTCCCGCTGCCGGTGTCGGACGACGCGACTTCTCTGCCCCTGCAATATTCCGGCATCCCGTATTACACATTCACTCTGCGTCGGCCTTACGAGCTGCTGATCCGGGGTTTAACAGAGCGCAACCTCGACCTGAATCGCTTTATGCTGGATTGGGAGGATGAACGTGTCCTGGACGAGTGGAGGGAACTTAAAGACGCCGGCATGGCGCTGCCCGATGTCGGCGACCCCGTCGGTTTGCGCGATTTTCTGGATTTTCTGATGCAGAAAGGCTGCAACTTCGATGAGGTGCCACGACTTCTGCCGCTGTTCAAATGCGAGGGTCGATCATTGGCGGAGTCTTTGCCCGGGGCCGGCGAGAGCCAATCGGGGATTTCCGGTGAGTCTTGTGGTGGCGAGGCGCTCGCGGAGTTTGTGCGAACCCTGATGGAAAATGAGACTCGACGATCGGGGTTCAGCCTCTGGGAAGATCTCGCCATCTTGTGGCAAGTGGCCAAAGGTTTGCAGTATCTGAGCGCGAAAAATATCGCTCATAATGACTTGCACGATGCGAATATCCTGATCGGGCCTTCCGGCAAGGTGACAATTATTGATTTTGGTCTGGCCCACGCCGAGTGCGAAACGGCCGATCAAGACAATGCAAGTCAGATGAAACAACTGATGCGAAGAATCGTATCCCTTCATTATCGTTCGAACCAGAATCTGATTCTGGAGAATCTCATTTCGATGATTAATAACCACGAACCGGAGTATCTAATCATCCTGGAGTTGCAGCGAATGTTCAATGAAGCGCGCCCGTCTGCGAAATTCATTGGCGATGTCGAACATATCATGAGAAACCCCAAGGATCCCGATCGCGTCTCAAGGCTCGCGAAGTTGCTGTATGGTGGCGCTGATGCGGAAGTGATACGTGATGTGCTGCGGCTGGCCGGTGGCAAGGCCGGTTGCGACGAGATTGTCAGCGAGCTCGGCAAGTACCGCGCGCGCTTTCCCGCATGGGAGGGGCTGGACGCTTGA
- the ddlA gene encoding D-alanine--D-alanine ligase produces the protein MRKLRVGLIFGGRSAEHEVSLQSARNIIQAIDPERFDLSLIGIDKQGNWHIADARHFLLNPHDPSSIALLTTEQGVALIPGETSRQVIHSDSARPLSQLDVVFPIVHGTCGEDGSLQGLLRMTNLPFVGSGVLSSAVCMDKDVAKRLLRDAGLAVAPFVTLTRANRNRPDYASLQETLGLPMFVKPANQGSSVGVSKVHDREEFEQAIETAFRFDHKIIIEKAIPGREIECAVLGSHTPEASVCGEVVLLDDFYSYQTKYISETGARIQVPAELPETVHQHIRDIAIRAFTALECHGMARVDVFLTPEGEVIINELNTLPGFTNISMYPKLWEASGLSYRDLISRLLELAIERHRQEQLLERSIS, from the coding sequence ATGCGCAAACTTCGCGTAGGCTTGATTTTTGGCGGGCGTTCCGCCGAACATGAAGTTTCTCTCCAATCCGCAAGAAATATCATCCAGGCCATCGACCCTGAGCGCTTCGACCTTTCTCTGATCGGAATCGACAAACAGGGAAACTGGCATATTGCCGACGCACGCCATTTCCTGTTGAATCCCCACGACCCCTCGTCCATCGCGTTGCTGACCACCGAGCAGGGTGTGGCACTCATTCCCGGCGAGACATCGCGCCAGGTCATCCATTCCGATTCGGCCAGGCCCTTGAGCCAACTGGATGTCGTCTTCCCAATTGTGCATGGCACGTGTGGCGAAGACGGCTCGCTGCAGGGACTGCTACGCATGACAAATCTGCCTTTTGTCGGAAGCGGCGTACTAAGTTCGGCCGTCTGCATGGACAAGGATGTCGCCAAACGCTTGCTGCGTGACGCGGGCCTCGCCGTCGCTCCGTTCGTGACGCTGACGCGAGCCAATCGGAACCGACCCGATTATGCCAGCCTGCAGGAAACCCTCGGACTGCCCATGTTCGTCAAGCCGGCCAATCAAGGCTCGTCGGTGGGGGTCAGCAAAGTCCATGACCGGGAGGAATTTGAACAGGCCATCGAAACGGCGTTTCGGTTTGACCACAAAATCATTATTGAAAAGGCCATCCCCGGTCGGGAAATCGAATGCGCGGTATTGGGGAGTCATACGCCTGAAGCCAGCGTATGCGGAGAAGTCGTGCTCCTCGATGATTTTTACTCTTACCAGACCAAATACATCAGCGAAACGGGCGCGCGCATTCAAGTGCCAGCGGAGCTTCCGGAGACGGTTCACCAACACATCAGAGACATCGCCATCCGTGCGTTCACCGCTCTTGAATGCCACGGCATGGCTCGGGTCGATGTCTTTCTGACACCGGAAGGAGAGGTCATCATCAACGAACTCAACACACTTCCAGGATTCACAAATATCAGCATGTATCCCAAACTCTGGGAAGCGAGCGGCCTCAGTTACCGGGACCTGATCAGCAGACTGCTTGAACTCGCCATCGAAAGGCATCGGCAGGAGCAATTGCTGGAACGCTCGATCAGTTGA
- a CDS encoding flagellin translates to MALTIDSTSSLQAQHQVGQTDQARKKTLARLSSGLANNSAADNAAAVAIAQGMSSQITGNNQAMRNANDGISMLQTADGALGQLQQNNSRIEELALQASNGILTDSNRQALQKEVDQLTQANSQIVQTTQFNGTPLLSGSNPTTFQVGADGTSDNQVAVSGANLAAAPASGGLNGYNANLSATGTIDISTQASALNALGQTRQDRSTLTQAQSQFGAAQNRFTAVYDTLSNTTINEQASLSRMNDTDYASATSELTRQSILAQSGVAALGQANISQSSALSLLKG, encoded by the coding sequence ATGGCCCTCACCATCGACAGCACCAGCTCGCTACAGGCGCAGCACCAGGTCGGCCAGACCGACCAGGCACGCAAAAAGACCCTCGCCAGGCTCTCGTCGGGGCTCGCCAACAACAGCGCGGCGGACAATGCCGCCGCCGTGGCCATCGCGCAAGGCATGTCCAGCCAGATCACCGGCAACAATCAGGCGATGAGAAACGCCAACGACGGGATATCGATGCTGCAAACGGCGGACGGAGCACTGGGCCAGCTGCAACAGAACAACTCGCGGATCGAGGAACTGGCCTTGCAGGCCAGCAACGGGATACTGACGGACAGCAACCGTCAGGCACTGCAAAAAGAAGTCGACCAGTTGACGCAAGCCAATTCGCAGATCGTCCAGACCACCCAGTTCAACGGCACGCCATTGCTGTCGGGCAGCAACCCGACCACCTTTCAGGTCGGAGCCGACGGCACCTCGGACAATCAGGTCGCCGTCAGTGGCGCCAACCTCGCCGCCGCACCGGCAAGCGGCGGGCTCAACGGTTACAATGCCAACCTGTCGGCCACCGGCACTATCGATATCTCCACCCAGGCCAGCGCTTTGAACGCATTGGGCCAGACCCGCCAGGACCGCAGCACGCTGACCCAGGCCCAGAGCCAGTTCGGCGCCGCGCAAAACCGCTTCACGGCGGTATACGACACACTATCGAACACCACGATCAATGAGCAGGCGTCGCTTAGCCGGATGAACGACACCGACTACGCGTCGGCCACCTCCGAATTGACGCGCCAGAGCATTCTCGCGCAATCCGGCGTCGCGGCGCTCGGGCAGGCGAACATCAGTCAGAGCAGCGCGCTGTCGCTGCTCAAGGGATAG
- a CDS encoding alpha/beta hydrolase, with protein MLKTPERLTIAGPVGALETIRVPAQGECRAIAVICHPNPLQGGTNTNKVVQTAARALSQMGYTCYCPNLRGVGESEGRHDYGEGEVDDVLAVVESLKAREGDLPLALAGFSFGGFVAARARQRIEAEHLLLMGVAVGKYAIPTPEVPAGTLVIHGEEDEVIPLSVVLDWARPQGLPVLVLPGSGHFFHGKLVLLASWIKRCWERPIP; from the coding sequence ATGCTCAAGACTCCCGAACGGCTGACGATCGCGGGTCCCGTCGGCGCCCTGGAAACCATTCGCGTGCCCGCGCAAGGCGAATGCCGCGCCATCGCGGTGATTTGCCACCCCAATCCTCTGCAGGGCGGCACCAACACCAATAAGGTGGTGCAGACCGCGGCTCGGGCGCTGTCCCAGATGGGATATACCTGCTATTGCCCGAACCTGCGTGGCGTGGGCGAAAGTGAAGGGCGGCACGATTACGGCGAGGGCGAGGTCGACGATGTTCTCGCGGTGGTCGAATCACTCAAGGCCCGGGAAGGCGATCTGCCTCTCGCGCTGGCGGGATTTTCTTTCGGGGGGTTCGTCGCCGCGCGGGCGCGCCAGCGTATCGAGGCCGAGCATTTGCTGCTGATGGGCGTGGCGGTCGGGAAATATGCCATTCCGACGCCGGAGGTGCCGGCAGGAACGCTGGTGATCCATGGCGAAGAGGACGAGGTCATCCCGCTGTCGGTCGTGCTCGACTGGGCGCGCCCTCAGGGGCTGCCGGTGCTTGTGCTGCCGGGCAGCGGGCATTTCTTTCACGGCAAGCTTGTGCTGTTGGCCTCCTGGATCAAGCGCTGCTGGGAGCGTCCTATCCCTTGA
- a CDS encoding (2Fe-2S) ferredoxin domain-containing protein, producing MSYFEKHVFICCNQRAEGEGCCNNFGASELLAYMKDRVKALGLAGEGRIRVNKSGCLGRCDDGPVIVVYPEETWYTFVDREDIDEIIDEHMVGGRVVQRLKI from the coding sequence ATGAGCTATTTCGAGAAGCATGTTTTCATTTGTTGCAACCAGCGCGCCGAAGGCGAGGGCTGCTGCAACAATTTCGGGGCGAGCGAGCTGCTCGCCTACATGAAGGATCGCGTGAAGGCGCTCGGACTCGCCGGAGAAGGGCGTATCCGCGTCAACAAGTCCGGCTGTCTTGGGCGCTGCGACGACGGTCCGGTGATTGTCGTCTATCCCGAGGAAACCTGGTACACCTTCGTGGACCGCGAGGACATCGATGAGATCATCGATGAGCACATGGTCGGCGGGCGTGTCGTGCAAAGGCTGAAAATCTGA